One window of the Archangium primigenium genome contains the following:
- a CDS encoding fibronectin type III domain-containing protein: MFSPYWKAPAQAVFAASATLFLSLAPSLALAANRGAWAANVSYVTGDFVTYSGKGYDCRQTHTSLTGWEPPNVPALWLEGTTTPPQDTQAPSTPSGLTSPSKTANSVSLSWNASSDNVAVTGYEVFNGSTLAASVSGTSATVSGLNANTTYTFTVKARDAAGNRSAASSAFSTTTSPTSPADTQAPSTPSGLSSPSKTASSVSLAWNASSDNVAVTGYLVFRNGTQVGTPTGTSYTDSGLAASTAYNYTVKARDAAGNQSTASATLSVTTQAGTTNPDTSWRPGYVALGTVYEPFTGTDKYFSKVNPQFPSGKRLNYGYLYLNGGSQMSEWHDRTVRLATKSKEQGMTPIFVVYGIGGNTDDHGVVWSNLQSAGFLNGYFKGIKDVGQTATGIIGTGRIGYVIEPDTLGYLMQHYASQYGNDPTRIPAATYAAYDSGVLQRGVDPAFPDTLTGLVQAINYTLRKYTPKAFLGWQLNLWAASGAPSNGIMHATEVWGLETGKTRIQENARANAGFALKAGVKYGNAEFISIDKYGLDGGIAAGGNPADPASSPWFWNADLWNNYLLFCKTLKETLSLPVVLWQIPVGHINGTQQSSPTTYNASGTFPDLDHTTQRYEDSASTFFFGDRITLSGNRLSYFSKNVWNDSKVSVSGNVVTWGSHIQDAANAGIVAILMGAGVGISTRGIPQPGAYPEDQPTDAYYWITRVQQYYASPVLAP, encoded by the coding sequence ATGTTCTCCCCCTACTGGAAGGCTCCCGCCCAGGCCGTGTTCGCGGCCTCCGCGACGCTGTTCTTGAGCCTCGCGCCGAGCCTGGCGCTCGCCGCCAACCGCGGCGCCTGGGCCGCCAACGTCTCCTACGTCACCGGCGACTTCGTCACCTACAGCGGCAAGGGCTATGACTGCCGCCAGACGCACACCTCGCTCACCGGCTGGGAGCCGCCCAACGTCCCCGCCCTCTGGCTGGAGGGCACCACGACTCCGCCCCAGGACACCCAGGCCCCCTCCACGCCGAGCGGCCTCACCTCCCCCAGCAAGACGGCCAACAGCGTCTCCCTCTCCTGGAACGCCTCCAGCGACAACGTGGCCGTCACCGGCTACGAGGTCTTCAACGGCTCCACCCTCGCCGCCAGCGTCTCCGGCACCTCGGCCACCGTCTCCGGCCTCAACGCCAACACCACCTATACCTTCACCGTGAAGGCCCGCGACGCCGCCGGCAACCGCTCCGCCGCCAGTTCCGCCTTCAGCACCACCACCTCCCCCACCTCCCCCGCCGACACCCAGGCGCCCTCCACGCCGAGTGGCCTGTCCTCGCCGAGCAAGACGGCCAGCAGCGTGTCGCTCGCCTGGAACGCCTCCAGCGACAACGTGGCCGTCACCGGCTACCTCGTCTTCCGCAACGGCACCCAGGTGGGCACGCCGACGGGCACCTCCTATACGGACAGCGGCCTCGCGGCCTCGACGGCGTACAACTACACCGTCAAGGCGCGGGACGCGGCGGGCAACCAGTCCACGGCGAGCGCCACGCTGAGCGTCACCACGCAGGCGGGCACCACCAACCCGGACACGTCCTGGCGCCCGGGCTACGTGGCGCTGGGCACCGTGTACGAGCCCTTCACGGGCACGGACAAGTACTTCTCCAAGGTGAACCCGCAGTTCCCCTCGGGCAAGCGGCTCAACTACGGCTACCTGTATCTCAATGGCGGCTCGCAGATGTCCGAGTGGCATGACCGGACCGTGCGCCTGGCCACGAAGAGCAAGGAGCAGGGCATGACGCCCATCTTCGTGGTGTATGGCATTGGCGGCAACACGGACGACCACGGGGTGGTGTGGAGCAACCTGCAGAGCGCCGGGTTCCTCAACGGCTACTTCAAGGGCATCAAGGACGTGGGCCAGACGGCCACGGGCATCATCGGCACGGGCCGCATCGGCTACGTCATCGAGCCCGACACGCTGGGCTACCTCATGCAGCACTACGCCTCGCAGTATGGCAATGACCCGACCCGGATCCCGGCGGCCACCTATGCCGCGTACGACTCGGGCGTGCTGCAGCGGGGCGTGGATCCCGCGTTCCCGGACACCCTGACGGGGCTCGTGCAGGCCATCAACTACACGCTGCGCAAGTACACCCCCAAGGCGTTCCTCGGCTGGCAGCTCAACCTGTGGGCGGCGTCGGGCGCGCCGAGCAACGGCATCATGCACGCCACGGAAGTGTGGGGCCTGGAGACGGGCAAGACGCGCATCCAGGAGAACGCGCGCGCCAACGCGGGCTTCGCCCTGAAGGCCGGCGTGAAGTATGGCAATGCCGAGTTCATCTCCATCGACAAGTACGGCCTGGACGGCGGCATCGCCGCGGGCGGCAACCCGGCGGATCCGGCGAGCTCGCCGTGGTTCTGGAACGCGGACCTCTGGAACAACTACCTGCTCTTCTGCAAGACGTTGAAGGAGACGCTCAGCCTGCCCGTGGTGCTCTGGCAGATTCCCGTGGGCCACATCAACGGCACCCAGCAGTCGAGCCCCACGACCTACAACGCCTCGGGCACCTTCCCGGACCTCGACCACACCACGCAGCGCTACGAGGACTCCGCCTCCACGTTCTTCTTCGGCGACCGCATCACGCTGTCGGGCAACCGCCTGTCCTACTTCTCCAAGAACGTGTGGAACGACTCCAAGGTGTCGGTGAGCGGCAACGTCGTCACCTGGGGCTCGCACATCCAGGACGCGGCCAACGCGGGCATCGTCGCCATCCTCATGGGCGCGGGCGTGGGCATCAGCACCCGTGGCATTCCCCAGCCGGGCGCCTACCCGGAGGATCAGCCCACGGACGCCTACTACTGGATCACCCGGGTGCAGCAGTACTACGCGAGCCCGGTGCTCGCGCCCTGA
- a CDS encoding fibronectin type III domain-containing protein — protein MHTSTRSGRAALSVLVAFVALLWSLAPGLALAANRGAWAANVSYVTGDFVTYSGKGYDCRQNHTSLTGWEPPNVPALWLENSTTPPQDTQAPSTPGGLTSPSKTANSVSLSWNASSDNVAVTGYEVFNGSTLAASVSGTSATVSGLNANTTYTFTVKARDAAGNRSAASSAFSTTTSPTAPADTQAPTAPSSLRSTGVSGNSVSLAWTGSSDNVAVTGYEVFTGSTLATTVTTTSATVSGLNANTTYTFSVKARDAAGNRSTASNSVSATTTSTPPSSSKKIIVGYWHNFDNGSTNIRLRDISTKYDVIQVAFAEPVGGADTGNMVFTPYNATQAEFKSDVAYLKSLGKKVLISIGGANGTIHLDNTTGKAKFLSTMQSIIDTYGFDGLDLDLEGSSLALNGGDTDFRSPTTPKIVNLIDATRQLINRYGSGFVLTMAPETAYVQGGYSAYGGPWGAYLPVIYALRDRLTYLHVQHYNTGTVTGLDGKSYAQGTPDFHVAMAEMMIRGFPVGGNTNQMFPGLRADQIVIGLPSSPQAAGGGYTTPANVQKALDYLIKGKSFGGSYVLRQASGYSDFKGLMTWSINWDKFTNFEFSNSHRAYLDTYK, from the coding sequence ATGCACACCTCGACTCGTTCGGGCCGCGCGGCGCTCTCCGTGCTGGTGGCCTTCGTCGCCCTGCTGTGGAGCCTCGCGCCGGGCCTGGCGCTCGCCGCCAACCGTGGCGCCTGGGCCGCCAACGTCTCCTACGTCACCGGCGACTTCGTCACCTACAGCGGCAAGGGCTATGACTGCCGCCAGAACCACACCTCGCTCACCGGTTGGGAGCCGCCCAACGTCCCCGCGCTCTGGCTGGAGAACTCCACGACGCCGCCCCAGGACACCCAGGCGCCCTCCACGCCGGGTGGCCTGACCTCCCCCAGCAAGACGGCCAACAGCGTCTCCCTCTCCTGGAACGCCTCCAGCGACAACGTGGCCGTCACCGGCTACGAGGTCTTCAACGGCTCCACCCTCGCCGCCAGCGTCTCCGGCACCTCGGCCACCGTCTCCGGCCTCAACGCCAACACCACCTATACCTTCACCGTGAAGGCCCGCGACGCCGCCGGCAACCGCTCCGCCGCCAGCTCCGCCTTCAGCACCACCACCTCTCCCACCGCCCCCGCCGACACCCAGGCGCCCACGGCGCCCTCCAGCCTGCGCTCCACGGGCGTGAGCGGCAACAGCGTGTCGCTCGCCTGGACGGGCTCCAGCGACAACGTGGCCGTCACGGGCTACGAGGTGTTCACCGGCTCCACGCTCGCCACCACCGTCACCACGACGTCCGCCACGGTGTCGGGCCTCAACGCCAACACCACCTACACCTTCAGCGTGAAGGCGCGCGATGCCGCCGGCAACCGCTCCACCGCCAGCAACAGCGTCTCCGCCACCACGACGAGCACGCCCCCGAGCAGCTCGAAGAAGATCATCGTCGGCTACTGGCACAACTTCGACAACGGCTCGACCAACATCCGCCTGCGTGACATCTCCACGAAGTACGACGTCATCCAGGTCGCGTTCGCCGAGCCCGTGGGCGGCGCCGATACGGGCAACATGGTCTTCACGCCGTACAACGCGACGCAGGCCGAGTTCAAGTCGGACGTCGCCTACCTCAAGAGCCTGGGCAAGAAGGTCCTCATCTCCATCGGTGGCGCCAACGGCACCATCCACCTGGACAACACCACCGGCAAGGCGAAGTTCCTCTCCACCATGCAGTCCATCATCGACACCTATGGTTTCGATGGCCTGGACCTGGACCTCGAGGGCAGCTCGCTCGCGCTCAACGGCGGCGACACGGACTTCCGCAGCCCCACCACGCCGAAGATCGTCAACCTGATCGACGCCACGCGCCAGCTCATCAACCGCTACGGCTCGGGCTTCGTGCTCACCATGGCGCCCGAGACGGCCTACGTGCAGGGCGGCTACTCCGCGTACGGCGGCCCGTGGGGCGCCTACCTGCCCGTTATCTACGCGCTGCGCGACCGCCTCACCTACCTGCACGTGCAGCACTACAACACCGGCACCGTCACCGGCCTGGATGGCAAGTCCTACGCCCAGGGCACGCCCGACTTCCACGTGGCCATGGCGGAGATGATGATCCGCGGCTTCCCCGTGGGCGGCAACACCAACCAGATGTTCCCCGGCCTGCGCGCGGACCAGATCGTCATCGGCCTGCCCTCCTCGCCCCAGGCGGCGGGTGGCGGCTACACGACGCCGGCCAACGTGCAGAAGGCGCTCGACTACCTCATCAAGGGCAAGTCCTTCGGCGGCTCCTACGTGCTGCGTCAGGCTTCCGGCTACTCGGACTTCAAGGGGCTCATGACCTGGTCCATCAACTGGGACAAGTTCACCAACTTCGAGTTCTCCAACAGCCACCGCGCCTACCTGGACACGTACAAGTAG